Proteins from a single region of Dyadobacter fanqingshengii:
- a CDS encoding ABC transporter ATP-binding protein, translated as MISSTNLHFSYSPQKKFSFPDIHCEDKETLLILGQSGKGKTTLLHLLALLLTPGSGEILIAGKPATRLLPEEVTKVRAKNIGIIYQKPHFVSSLSVLDNILLSNYLADRKENVQKARLLAEKLGFAEHLSKKTSQLSQGEQQRVSIARSLMNEPNVILADEPTSSLDDNNTQKVITLLKEQSASIGASLIVVTHDQRLKDEFSNQVHL; from the coding sequence ATGATTTCAAGCACTAATCTTCACTTTTCCTATTCCCCGCAAAAGAAATTCAGCTTTCCTGACATTCACTGCGAGGACAAGGAAACACTGCTTATTTTGGGGCAGTCGGGAAAGGGAAAAACTACATTGCTTCATCTGCTGGCACTTCTGCTGACTCCCGGATCAGGGGAAATTTTAATTGCAGGAAAACCCGCAACACGCCTTTTGCCCGAAGAAGTTACCAAGGTGAGAGCTAAAAACATCGGCATCATTTATCAAAAACCGCATTTTGTAAGCTCGCTTTCTGTGCTGGATAATATCCTGTTGTCCAATTATCTGGCAGACCGAAAGGAAAATGTTCAAAAAGCACGGTTACTCGCGGAAAAGCTGGGATTTGCAGAACATTTATCAAAGAAAACATCCCAACTAAGTCAGGGCGAGCAGCAGCGTGTAAGCATTGCACGCTCCTTAATGAATGAGCCAAATGTAATTCTCGCTGACGAACCAACATCCAGCCTGGACGATAACAATACGCAAAAAGTAATCACACTATTAAAGGAACAATCGGCTTCCATTGGCGCAAGTCTGATCGTGGTTACGCACGACCAGCGTTTGAAGGATGAATTTTCAAATCAGGTTCACCTTTAA
- the porG gene encoding type IX secretion system protein PorG: protein MKSSLKFINAKYLLLNLAAGIYFFVATGNEVRAQKIEIGAGLGGLNYKGDISPSLRLRFFKPAGSVFFRYNPNQAVSLRAELMGGIVGAEDKHSKDPFQQARNMSFTSRIFEGSAVAEYNFLNFQERRFAVNWSPYLFGGIGYATFNPSPQVGAYKTSTFVLPYGVGIKYQVRRPWNVGVEFGARKTFTDYLDNLGGDPVTTDKFQQGDPSLKDNYYYLRLSVTYTFYKIVCP from the coding sequence TTGAAGTCTTCTTTGAAATTTATAAATGCTAAATACTTGCTGCTAAATCTGGCGGCAGGTATTTATTTTTTTGTGGCAACCGGGAATGAGGTCAGGGCCCAGAAAATTGAAATCGGAGCAGGGTTAGGGGGTTTAAATTACAAAGGCGACATTTCACCCTCGCTGAGACTCCGGTTTTTCAAACCCGCCGGAAGTGTGTTTTTTCGCTATAACCCAAATCAGGCAGTGTCGCTACGGGCGGAATTGATGGGAGGCATTGTTGGTGCCGAAGATAAGCATAGTAAAGATCCATTTCAACAGGCGAGAAATATGTCATTCACTTCCCGCATTTTTGAAGGAAGTGCAGTGGCCGAGTATAATTTCCTCAATTTTCAGGAACGCCGCTTTGCCGTTAACTGGAGTCCTTATCTTTTTGGAGGGATTGGTTACGCTACGTTCAATCCGAGCCCTCAGGTTGGTGCGTACAAAACCAGCACATTTGTGCTTCCTTATGGAGTAGGGATCAAATATCAGGTGCGTCGTCCCTGGAATGTTGGCGTCGAATTCGGGGCCAGAAAAACATTTACCGATTATCTCGATAATTTGGGCGGCGATCCGGTCACAACAGACAAATTCCAGCAAGGTGATCCGTCATTGAAGGACAATTATTATTATTTAAGACTTTCTGTTACATACACATTTTATAAAATCGTTTGCCCCTGA
- a CDS encoding DUF2911 domain-containing protein, which translates to MKRILLIVAVLLVVGVAGFLGMRMYTKSFSPEAVAETTNNGVNVKVTYSRPGKKGRLLFGREQDKALSPYGKVWRTGANEATLIELGEGLSIGGKPVKAGTYSLYSVPGQSTWKIILNSEVGQWGTEYNDGKDVLRVEVPIRIRPTVQELFNIYFEDIPGGVNMILSWDQTEALVPITK; encoded by the coding sequence ATGAAAAGAATTCTCCTCATTGTTGCTGTCTTGCTTGTTGTTGGTGTTGCTGGTTTTTTGGGTATGAGAATGTATACCAAATCTTTCAGTCCTGAGGCGGTCGCCGAAACAACGAATAATGGTGTGAATGTGAAAGTCACATACAGCAGGCCCGGTAAAAAAGGTCGGTTGCTTTTTGGCAGAGAACAGGATAAGGCGCTATCGCCGTATGGTAAAGTTTGGCGCACAGGCGCTAACGAAGCAACATTAATTGAGTTGGGGGAAGGGTTATCGATTGGCGGCAAGCCGGTTAAGGCAGGCACTTACTCACTTTATTCCGTTCCCGGGCAAAGCACGTGGAAAATCATCCTGAATTCGGAAGTGGGCCAATGGGGCACGGAATATAATGATGGTAAAGATGTGTTGCGTGTAGAAGTGCCCATTCGCATCCGGCCTACGGTGCAGGAATTATTTAACATCTACTTTGAAGATATACCGGGCGGTGTAAACATGATTTTGAGCTGGGACCAGACAGAAGCATTAGTCCCCATTACCAAATAA
- a CDS encoding S1 family peptidase codes for MFVEAIEKVDQYTRPIHFILRYYTGSDIVPGTATLFFVNENGFAITCRHVAQQILYASSIYENYLKFKSELRKFEKDPSFETQRGFLENKYRINGDNPIRILFNFINCVTAYKGLAIHLHPTQDLAIIQFRDFDSKQYQGFARFLKDSRLVKQGRYLCRLGYPFPEFTNYQYNKNTGDIEWLNTGRINTPSFPIDGIVTRHIGESNGVVGIEMSTPGLRGQSGGPLFDKNGVIYGMQSSTRHLHLGFDQVNREVITEGHRKRVSNYPFLNVGQCVHVDVIKQFLREKNVTFYEEEV; via the coding sequence ATGTTTGTTGAAGCTATTGAGAAAGTAGATCAGTATACCCGTCCCATTCACTTTATACTGCGTTATTACACTGGCAGCGACATTGTGCCGGGCACTGCTACATTGTTTTTTGTTAATGAAAATGGCTTTGCGATCACCTGCCGGCACGTTGCGCAGCAAATTTTGTATGCCAGCTCCATTTACGAGAACTATTTGAAATTCAAGAGTGAGCTTAGGAAATTTGAAAAAGACCCTAGTTTTGAAACGCAACGCGGTTTTCTGGAAAACAAATACAGGATCAACGGTGACAATCCGATCAGGATACTTTTCAATTTTATCAATTGTGTAACAGCTTACAAAGGCCTGGCCATTCACTTGCATCCGACCCAGGATCTCGCTATCATTCAGTTCAGGGATTTTGATAGTAAGCAATATCAGGGCTTCGCACGTTTTCTAAAAGATTCCAGGCTTGTCAAGCAGGGAAGATATCTTTGCCGCTTGGGATATCCGTTTCCGGAATTTACCAATTACCAATACAACAAAAATACAGGCGACATTGAATGGCTTAATACAGGCCGCATTAACACGCCCAGTTTCCCCATTGACGGGATCGTCACGCGTCACATTGGCGAAAGCAACGGCGTCGTGGGCATTGAAATGAGCACACCGGGTTTAAGAGGGCAAAGCGGCGGGCCACTTTTTGATAAAAACGGCGTTATCTACGGCATGCAAAGCTCGACGCGGCATTTACATTTGGGCTTTGACCAGGTGAACAGGGAAGTGATCACCGAAGGCCATCGGAAGCGCGTTTCCAATTATCCTTTTCTGAATGTAGGCCAATGCGTTCACGTGGACGTGATTAAGCAATTTTTGCGCGAGAAGAACGTCACTTTTTATGAAGAGGAAGTTTAG
- a CDS encoding YjjG family noncanonical pyrimidine nucleotidase translates to MKYKHLFFDLDHTLWDFERNSSESLEEIFHTLTLIQYGVSSLDSFIQSFLKINTALWDAFDRGKVHHTYIRENRFKMVFEELGANLPPNHTEIGEAYLRTLPDKKHLLEGALDLLNYANSAGYSMHIITNGFNEIQARKIASSEIGHFFENIITFETANAKKPDPKIFAYALETARAVPSESIMIGDNWVADIMGAKQFGIDTVYYNPAGLQFDESPTYDIRRLEELMLIL, encoded by the coding sequence ATGAAATACAAGCATCTTTTCTTCGATCTGGACCATACACTTTGGGATTTTGAAAGAAATTCTTCGGAATCACTGGAAGAAATTTTTCACACGCTGACCTTAATTCAGTACGGCGTATCGTCTCTGGACTCGTTTATCCAGTCTTTTTTGAAAATCAACACGGCGCTTTGGGATGCATTTGATCGTGGCAAAGTGCACCATACCTATATACGTGAGAACAGGTTTAAGATGGTTTTTGAAGAACTTGGTGCAAACCTGCCTCCCAACCATACTGAAATCGGTGAAGCCTACCTTCGCACACTTCCTGATAAAAAACATTTGTTGGAGGGCGCGCTTGATTTGCTGAACTACGCTAACTCCGCGGGTTACTCGATGCATATTATCACGAACGGTTTCAATGAAATCCAGGCCCGAAAAATCGCAAGCTCGGAAATCGGTCATTTTTTTGAAAATATCATTACGTTCGAAACCGCAAATGCAAAAAAGCCGGATCCTAAAATATTCGCTTATGCACTGGAAACGGCGCGGGCTGTGCCGTCAGAAAGCATTATGATCGGGGATAACTGGGTTGCTGACATCATGGGCGCCAAGCAATTTGGAATAGACACAGTTTATTACAACCCGGCCGGACTGCAGTTTGATGAAAGCCCTACCTACGATATCAGGCGGCTGGAAGAGTTAATGCTGATCCTCTAA
- a CDS encoding RNA polymerase sigma factor has protein sequence MEKVQVSDSELVTLYIRGNEKAFEKLVQRHKSRIYTTIYLIVKDQYVAEDLLQDTFIKAVDTIKGGRYNDEGKFLPWIIRIAHNLAIDYFRRDKRYPNVVFEDGSSVFNTLDFSEDSVESIQIRQETHEQLREMIQRLPDVQKQVLIMRHYEDMSFQEIADATGVSINTALGRMRYALINLRKQFNQRAPQYDKNFYLR, from the coding sequence ATGGAGAAAGTCCAAGTTAGCGACAGTGAGTTGGTAACCTTGTATATCCGCGGTAATGAGAAGGCATTTGAAAAGCTTGTTCAGCGCCACAAATCAAGAATATACACCACTATTTATCTAATTGTCAAAGACCAGTATGTAGCCGAAGATTTATTGCAGGATACATTTATTAAGGCCGTTGACACGATAAAAGGTGGTAGATATAATGATGAGGGCAAATTCCTGCCATGGATTATACGTATCGCACACAATCTCGCCATTGATTATTTCAGACGCGATAAACGCTACCCCAATGTAGTATTTGAAGATGGAAGCAGTGTTTTCAATACGCTGGATTTTTCGGAGGATTCCGTTGAGTCAATCCAGATTCGTCAGGAAACACACGAGCAACTGCGGGAGATGATCCAGCGGTTACCTGATGTTCAGAAGCAAGTCCTGATCATGCGCCACTATGAGGACATGAGTTTTCAGGAGATTGCCGATGCAACAGGAGTGAGCATTAATACGGCATTGGGCAGGATGCGTTACGCGTTGATAAACTTGCGTAAGCAATTCAACCAACGTGCCCCACAGTATGACAAAAACTTTTACCTACGATGA
- the nth gene encoding endonuclease III: MLRKDRFKFFLDYFTNNFPEPETELHYGSPYELLVAVALSAQCTDKRVNMVTPALFERFPDPVALAASNVEEVFTYIRSISYPNNKAKHLIGMGRMLVEQFNSEVPASIEDLQKLPGVGRKTANVIASVVFNQPAMAVDTHVFRVSRRIGLVPLTATTPLAVEKALLKYIPRNLVHKAHHWLILHGRYICLARNPKCMQCPLSPSCKYFEKNVNVPLFQS; this comes from the coding sequence ATGCTTAGAAAAGACCGATTCAAGTTCTTCCTTGATTATTTTACCAATAACTTTCCTGAACCTGAGACCGAGTTGCATTACGGAAGCCCATACGAGTTACTCGTCGCGGTGGCTCTTTCTGCGCAATGCACAGATAAGCGCGTAAACATGGTTACGCCTGCACTTTTTGAACGTTTTCCCGATCCCGTAGCATTGGCAGCATCCAATGTGGAAGAGGTTTTTACTTATATCCGCTCGATTTCCTACCCCAATAACAAAGCAAAACATTTGATAGGGATGGGGAGAATGCTGGTTGAGCAATTCAACTCAGAAGTTCCGGCTTCAATAGAAGACTTGCAAAAGCTGCCGGGAGTGGGACGTAAAACAGCGAATGTGATTGCTTCTGTTGTTTTCAATCAGCCAGCAATGGCAGTTGATACCCATGTTTTTCGGGTTTCGCGGCGCATCGGGCTTGTTCCGCTTACCGCAACTACACCGTTGGCCGTCGAGAAAGCACTTTTGAAATACATTCCGAGAAATCTCGTTCATAAAGCACATCACTGGCTTATTCTGCATGGCCGTTACATTTGCCTCGCCCGAAACCCTAAATGCATGCAATGCCCCTTATCGCCCAGTTGTAAATATTTTGAAAAGAATGTGAATGTTCCTCTTTTTCAATCCTGA
- a CDS encoding FKBP-type peptidyl-prolyl cis-trans isomerase: MKRINLSLIIVFALLVGLSGCMDSDNTDDTAKVKENEVAIENYLKTDSAGSKAIRDSSGLYYITRLANPSGQLARRGDAATIKYTGYLLNGTKVVSSTVDSKTTFTFPVEGYQYWGGIERGIFLMRTGEKTTFFLPFYLASGNVDKVNIPAYSPIRLEVEFLKTRTEPQQIDDFIAAKGYKPANIERTADNLVIIRTNTVTGDTIPAGKAVSVKYVGRLLDDTKFDERTSTFTTGSAGTIPGFDRALRKLRFKEKALIIFPSALGYGKSGYNTILPYTPLQFEIEVMQP, translated from the coding sequence ATGAAGCGAATTAATTTATCATTGATCATCGTATTTGCCCTGCTTGTCGGTTTGTCGGGTTGTATGGATTCGGACAATACGGATGACACTGCAAAAGTGAAAGAGAACGAGGTTGCAATCGAGAACTATCTTAAAACGGACAGCGCAGGTTCGAAAGCCATCAGAGACAGCTCGGGATTATATTATATCACCCGCCTTGCCAACCCAAGTGGCCAGCTAGCAAGAAGAGGCGATGCAGCAACCATTAAATACACAGGTTATTTGCTCAATGGAACCAAAGTTGTTTCATCCACAGTCGACAGCAAAACGACATTTACTTTTCCGGTTGAAGGTTATCAATATTGGGGAGGCATTGAACGAGGCATATTTTTGATGAGAACAGGTGAGAAAACAACATTTTTCTTGCCTTTCTATCTGGCGTCAGGAAATGTGGATAAAGTGAATATCCCGGCCTATTCACCAATCCGTTTGGAAGTTGAATTCTTAAAAACCCGCACAGAGCCGCAGCAGATTGATGATTTTATCGCTGCGAAGGGCTATAAACCGGCCAATATTGAAAGAACCGCAGATAACCTCGTTATCATTCGCACGAATACGGTAACTGGCGATACTATTCCCGCAGGAAAAGCTGTTAGTGTCAAATACGTTGGCAGGTTACTCGATGACACAAAATTCGATGAGCGGACGAGCACTTTCACCACAGGATCGGCTGGAACGATTCCCGGATTTGACCGTGCACTCCGGAAGTTGCGTTTCAAAGAAAAAGCACTTATCATTTTCCCGTCTGCCTTAGGCTATGGCAAAAGCGGATACAATACTATTTTGCCTTATACGCCTTTGCAGTTCGAGATTGAGGTCATGCAACCATAA
- a CDS encoding DegT/DnrJ/EryC1/StrS family aminotransferase, translating to MEKRIWLSPPHMGGTEMTYIQQAFESNWIAPVGTNVTAFEKQIAEFIGFGHVAALSSGTAALHLALVMLGVGKGDVVICQSLTFAASANPVVYQGGIPVFVDSEPHTWNICPDALEQAIKQCFNKGKKPKAIIIVHLYGMPARIGEILALCNYYDIPLIEDAAEALGSEYRGRKAGSFGTFGIFSFNGNKIITTSGGGVLWSADSEVINKAKFLAAQARDPAPHYEHSVIGYNYGLSNVSAGIGRGQMEVLKTRIAQRRAIYDFYQKALQNLPGLSFQNESAECFSNRWLTALSFDFQQSGISPEMLMAELESRNIESRHLWKPMHLQPVFRDALYFGGTVAEQLFQTGICLPSGSSLLPGDLEQVRDAIIEHFT from the coding sequence ATGGAAAAAAGAATCTGGCTCTCGCCACCGCATATGGGCGGGACGGAAATGACTTACATTCAACAGGCCTTTGAATCAAACTGGATAGCGCCCGTTGGCACAAATGTGACCGCTTTTGAAAAGCAGATTGCGGAGTTTATCGGTTTTGGACATGTTGCAGCATTGTCATCGGGGACCGCGGCGTTACACCTTGCGCTTGTTATGCTTGGTGTTGGGAAAGGCGACGTCGTGATTTGCCAGTCACTCACATTTGCAGCAAGCGCAAATCCGGTCGTTTATCAAGGCGGCATTCCCGTTTTTGTCGATAGCGAACCGCACACCTGGAATATTTGTCCGGATGCATTGGAACAAGCCATCAAGCAATGTTTCAACAAAGGAAAAAAGCCAAAGGCGATCATTATCGTGCATTTGTACGGAATGCCCGCGCGTATCGGCGAAATTTTGGCATTATGCAATTACTATGACATTCCGTTGATAGAAGACGCTGCCGAGGCGTTAGGTTCGGAATATAGAGGTCGAAAAGCAGGCTCTTTCGGCACTTTTGGCATATTCTCCTTCAATGGGAACAAGATCATTACAACATCGGGTGGCGGAGTGCTTTGGTCCGCTGATTCTGAGGTTATCAATAAAGCGAAATTCCTGGCGGCTCAGGCGAGAGATCCTGCTCCACATTATGAACATTCGGTAATCGGCTATAATTATGGCCTGAGCAATGTTTCCGCAGGAATAGGAAGAGGGCAAATGGAAGTTTTGAAAACACGAATCGCGCAGAGAAGGGCTATCTATGATTTTTATCAAAAAGCATTACAAAATTTACCGGGACTAAGCTTTCAGAACGAGTCGGCCGAATGCTTTTCGAATCGTTGGCTAACTGCTTTATCATTTGATTTTCAACAATCGGGGATTTCGCCAGAAATGCTGATGGCGGAATTAGAAAGCAGGAACATTGAATCCAGACACTTGTGGAAGCCAATGCACTTACAGCCCGTTTTCAGGGACGCTCTTTACTTTGGTGGCACCGTGGCTGAGCAACTGTTTCAAACGGGAATTTGTTTGCCCTCTGGTTCAAGCCTGTTACCGGGGGATTTGGAACAGGTTAGAGACGCGATTATTGAGCATTTTACATAA
- a CDS encoding acetyltransferase, with the protein MLIYGAGGHAKIIISLLMDSGASVKAIFDDDPAKRIFEGIAVIGSYDPDLHMNEALILAIGDNASRAQLAAKIGHRFANVFHHSSLINRNAHFGSGNVILHRAVIQTDTIIGNHCIINTGAIVEHECKISDFVHIAPGSVLCGNVTVGECTLIGAGSVVVPNVVIGKNCLIGAGSVVTKNIPDGAIIRGNPARIIKQTHYGKKNLALATAYGRDGNDLHSTGL; encoded by the coding sequence ATGCTCATATACGGTGCAGGCGGTCACGCCAAGATTATTATTAGTTTGCTGATGGATTCAGGCGCTTCTGTAAAAGCGATTTTTGATGATGATCCAGCTAAACGGATATTTGAAGGAATCGCAGTTATTGGTTCTTATGATCCCGATTTGCATATGAATGAAGCATTGATCCTGGCAATAGGCGACAATGCTTCGCGCGCACAGCTAGCCGCGAAAATCGGTCATCGCTTCGCAAACGTATTTCATCATTCCTCCCTGATTAACCGCAATGCTCACTTTGGCTCAGGCAATGTGATTTTACATCGCGCTGTTATTCAAACCGATACGATCATTGGGAACCATTGCATTATTAACACCGGCGCAATAGTCGAGCATGAATGCAAGATTTCGGATTTTGTCCACATCGCTCCCGGATCTGTGCTTTGTGGCAATGTTACTGTTGGCGAATGCACGTTAATCGGCGCAGGAAGTGTCGTCGTCCCGAATGTTGTCATCGGAAAAAATTGCCTGATCGGTGCGGGAAGCGTCGTCACGAAAAATATTCCCGACGGAGCCATTATCCGAGGAAATCCTGCAAGAATCATTAAACAAACACACTATGGAAAAAAGAATCTGGCTCTCGCCACCGCATATGGGCGGGACGGAAATGACTTACATTCAACAGGCCTTTGA
- a CDS encoding sugar transferase: protein MTFLKQPTESCEKPTRTITRSFSDIVNAVYFKIGKRVLDIFLAATGLIILSPLFVFIYSVLWFETKGNVFFFQLRPGLNEKIFVLNKFRTLSDVQRKSYLPNDQPVVLPFGRLLRQSSLDEIPQLWNVLKGDMSLIGPRPLLPEYLDLYNPEQHMRHDVLPGITGWAQVNGRTAIAWEKKFELDIWYVKNQSFGLDMKILYLTFIMIFKRPGKQTHSSFKRFTGS from the coding sequence ATGACATTTTTGAAGCAGCCTACCGAATCATGCGAGAAGCCAACCCGGACCATTACCCGGAGCTTTTCTGACATTGTTAATGCAGTTTATTTCAAAATAGGAAAGAGAGTTTTAGATATATTTTTAGCGGCGACCGGACTAATCATCCTGTCGCCGCTTTTTGTTTTCATCTACTCTGTCCTTTGGTTTGAAACCAAAGGCAATGTGTTTTTCTTTCAGCTAAGACCCGGATTGAATGAGAAGATTTTTGTTTTGAACAAATTTCGGACATTAAGTGATGTTCAAAGGAAATCATATCTGCCAAATGATCAGCCTGTTGTCTTACCATTTGGCAGATTGTTACGCCAATCTTCACTAGACGAGATCCCGCAACTTTGGAATGTATTAAAAGGCGATATGAGTCTAATCGGGCCGAGACCATTGCTTCCTGAATATCTCGACTTGTATAATCCTGAACAACACATGCGCCACGATGTGCTGCCCGGCATAACAGGTTGGGCGCAGGTTAACGGACGTACGGCGATCGCCTGGGAAAAGAAATTTGAACTGGATATCTGGTATGTAAAGAACCAATCTTTCGGACTGGACATGAAGATCTTGTATTTGACCTTCATAATGATATTCAAAAGACCAGGTAAACAAACACATTCCTCATTCAAAAGATTTACCGGCTCATAA